In Solanum lycopersicum chromosome 5, SLM_r2.1, the following are encoded in one genomic region:
- the LOC101257371 gene encoding uncharacterized protein isoform X3 codes for MNTVLVDTRFKYSSLETLSPCGPQCVYLMSEDSNNTVSNSFLLDNYSSIPFSIEDLSKSMNQIDIADIYCRELVQYTGLAWEEFKHIRHAIEFLVHRIQQHYRINRVYWDDRHGTQSVSLDASHNFCP; via the exons ATGAACACTGTTCTTGTAGACACGAGATTTAAGTATTCGTCGCTTGAGACACTATCTCCATGTGGGCCACAATGTGTGTACTTAATGTCTGAAGACTCTAACAATACAGTCAGCAATTCTTTTTTGCTTGACAATTATTCAAG TATACCATTCTCAATTGAAGATCTATCTAAATCAATGAATCAGATTGATATTGCAGACATTTATTGCAG GGAACTTGTTCAGTATACAGGATTGGCTTGGGAGGAGTTCAAGCATATAAGACATGCAATTGAATTCTTA GTGCATAGAATTCAACAACATTACAGAATCAACAGAGTGTATTGGGATGACAGACATGGCACACAAAGTGTTTCATTAGATGCAAGCCATAACTTTTGTCCATAA
- the LOC101257371 gene encoding myosin-14-like isoform X2: MNLLNKDTRFKYSSLETLSPCGPQCVYLMSEDSNNTVSNSFLLDNYSSIPFSIEDLSKSMNQIDIADIYCRELVQYTGLAWEEFKHIRHAIEFLVIHQKTMKKLDEIINDLCLVHRIQQHYRINRVYWDDRHGTQSVSLDASHNFCP, encoded by the exons ATGAATCTGCTAAACAAAG ACACGAGATTTAAGTATTCGTCGCTTGAGACACTATCTCCATGTGGGCCACAATGTGTGTACTTAATGTCTGAAGACTCTAACAATACAGTCAGCAATTCTTTTTTGCTTGACAATTATTCAAG TATACCATTCTCAATTGAAGATCTATCTAAATCAATGAATCAGATTGATATTGCAGACATTTATTGCAG GGAACTTGTTCAGTATACAGGATTGGCTTGGGAGGAGTTCAAGCATATAAGACATGCAATTGAATTCTTA GTCATACACCAAAAGACAATGAAGAAATTGGATGAAATAATCAATGATCTATGTCTT GTGCATAGAATTCAACAACATTACAGAATCAACAGAGTGTATTGGGATGACAGACATGGCACACAAAGTGTTTCATTAGATGCAAGCCATAACTTTTGTCCATAA
- the LOC101257371 gene encoding myosin-14-like isoform X1 gives MNTVLVDTRFKYSSLETLSPCGPQCVYLMSEDSNNTVSNSFLLDNYSSIPFSIEDLSKSMNQIDIADIYCRELVQYTGLAWEEFKHIRHAIEFLVIHQKTMKKLDEIINDLCLVHRIQQHYRINRVYWDDRHGTQSVSLDASHNFCP, from the exons ATGAACACTGTTCTTGTAGACACGAGATTTAAGTATTCGTCGCTTGAGACACTATCTCCATGTGGGCCACAATGTGTGTACTTAATGTCTGAAGACTCTAACAATACAGTCAGCAATTCTTTTTTGCTTGACAATTATTCAAG TATACCATTCTCAATTGAAGATCTATCTAAATCAATGAATCAGATTGATATTGCAGACATTTATTGCAG GGAACTTGTTCAGTATACAGGATTGGCTTGGGAGGAGTTCAAGCATATAAGACATGCAATTGAATTCTTA GTCATACACCAAAAGACAATGAAGAAATTGGATGAAATAATCAATGATCTATGTCTT GTGCATAGAATTCAACAACATTACAGAATCAACAGAGTGTATTGGGATGACAGACATGGCACACAAAGTGTTTCATTAGATGCAAGCCATAACTTTTGTCCATAA
- the LOC101257371 gene encoding myosin-17-like isoform X4 produces MNLLNKDTRFKYSSLETLSPCGPQCVYLMSEDSNNTVSNSFLLDNYSSIPFSIEDLSKSMNQIDIADIYCRELVQYTGLAWEEFKHIRHAIEFLIL; encoded by the exons ATGAATCTGCTAAACAAAG ACACGAGATTTAAGTATTCGTCGCTTGAGACACTATCTCCATGTGGGCCACAATGTGTGTACTTAATGTCTGAAGACTCTAACAATACAGTCAGCAATTCTTTTTTGCTTGACAATTATTCAAG TATACCATTCTCAATTGAAGATCTATCTAAATCAATGAATCAGATTGATATTGCAGACATTTATTGCAG GGAACTTGTTCAGTATACAGGATTGGCTTGGGAGGAGTTCAAGCATATAAGACATGCAATTGAATTCTTA ATTTTATAG